The Chryseobacterium mulctrae genomic sequence ATGGTATTAACGAAAATACAGGAAATAGAAATTAAAACTATCGCTCTTAATTTTTTTGAAGGTTTAGGAGAAATACAAACAATTACAGTTAATCAATCTGATATTTTTTTTAATATTAACATATTCCCAAAATCATCATTAGTTTTTGGATTTCATGATATAGAGACATTTACAGAAAAATTGGAAGACAATAATTTTCCATTAAGACATTCTGCAAATTTAATTGTTATTGATTTTAACTTATTAAATCATTGTATAATACTTTCATTAAATTTTTTAGAAGTATAATGTTAAAAAACAATCAACTTTGGAAATCTAATTGATAAAGAATATATCCCAAATGAAACATAGTCTTTGCTCCATATTCTTTGCGCATTACGCTTAGATATTTTTCTACTGTACTCAAGCTATTCGGTTTTATTTCAAGTTTAACCAATTGTTCAGAAATTTCTTTTTGATTCATTCCTTTCTTTAGTAAATTTAAAATTATAGTATTTACTTCCATAAAGTAAAATTAAGAATGTGAGCTTATAAATAATTACGGAATACCGTAGTTTTAATAAATATCTAACTAAAATTATTTATAGGTAGTGAAAATGAGACATAAAATACAAATATTGTGGATAGGTAGTGAAAATGAGAAAAAAGGTAGTGAAAATGAGATTTACAGGTAGTGAAAATGAGACTCTTTTTTTTAAACTTTTCTTTTAATGTCATTTTAATATATAAAAAGGATCGTTATTTTTATTTTTTCTCCTTTATTTTATTAATAAAAAGCACATGAGCCGTTAGGCGAATTCCTTTTTTATAAAAACTATACACTTTCTATAATACTTTTTAGACCCCCGAAATCACCTTTATTCATCGGGCTTTAAGGCACTATCTTGGTAGTGAAAATGAGATTTACAGGTAGTGAAAATGAGACAATAGGTAGTGAAAATGAGACAATCTCTACTTTTCAAGGTAGTGAAAATGAGAAAAGCCCGTATGGGCTTTCTCAATTCTATTATATTCTTGGATATCCATTCGGATAATCTTTGTATCGTTGAGACTTTTTATATTCTTCAAAAATGTAGGTATTCCATTTACTTAAAAACTCGTCCCCTTGATACTCTAGTACAGAAACTTTAATTTCTTTGCTTCTACAAAACCTTTTAAATTCATTGTAAGCGTTTTTTAATGTGTTTTTATCAAGGTTCGAACTTTTAATGACGTCAAGTATGCTTTGTTTTTTTTCCTTGCTTAAACCATGCCTTCTGCTTACATAGTTAGCAAAGTGATTTTCATCTAATTTTTCAAGAGTTTTCGTTTCTAACTGGATATCATTTTTTGCAACAATATTTTTCATTTCATACGGGTATATTAAAATGTTCTCTCCTTTAACCCTATATTGAAAACTTCTTAGTGAGTTTTTATCTAACTTATGTCTTACCTCTCTAAAAAAACCTTTTGCCAAACTGTTTGCATCTGAGTAATTGAGTTCAAAGATATCATTGATATTTTGGTAGTTCCAAGGTTTCCATTGATTTCGTTCAAATCTTTCTAAGTAAAGAGAAAATAAAACATGCCTAGTATTCTTAAGTAATTGTGGTAACTGAAGTAAGGTAGTGTTGTAAACCTTTAAGTTTATCAATTTTTCTAGCCAAAAGACATTCATATCAAAACAGACTATTCCGTTTGTAAATGAAGGTGATTCTATGAAAGATTGTTTATAATCTGTAGTCTTACCATTGGAATTTTTACCAACAACCCAAACAAATAAATTATACTGAAGAAAGTCTATGGCTTCCCGAACTTTTTCTCTTCTACCTTTTACTTTTCCATCAGCTCTTACATTGAATGAGAGATCCTTAATATTAATCACTACTGATACTTTAGCATTTTGCTTTGTTTTGTACTCTTCTTCAAAAAGTTCTAATTGTAATGGCCGAGACTTAGAGTTGAATTGTTTCGACTTTACTAAAGCAATCGTTCTAAACAATAAATTCATTGCCGCAATGGGCATGTCCATTAAACTTACTTTCGTTGAATTATTACCCGTTTTTATTCCTAAAAGAAGATCAATAAATTCGTTAGGCACATCAATTTCATCAGTTCTTACTTCTTTATCAAATATTCTAATAATCGTATTGGGTTTGTCTTCGTCTATTAAAAAAATTTCTTCAGTATCAATGATCCTTATATTTTCAGTCTCATTTTCACTACCTAAATTTTCTTTAGAATTATCAGATAACTTCTTAATCTTGTCAGTCCATTTCTTATTATTCATAATTTTTATTTTGTGTAAATGATTGAATTTGTTGGAATATAATCTGTGATAAACTGTGGATTTGCAAACCTCAAAAAAGCAGTATCGCCATTTATGTTTTTGAAGGTAGTTGGATTAGAATTTGAAATCATCCGGACATCATAAAAATTATATTTAAAGTACATTGGTTTTATACTGTGTAATTTATAATAATTGAAAATATAATTTACAGCTATAAAGCTAGGAACATAAGCCTGTGTTTCTTTAGGAAGGAATTGTCGTACTTTCCAATAACTCTTTGTGCCAGCTTTTCTGATAGCCTTATTGACATTTCCTGCACCACAGTTATAAGCAGATATTGCAAGATTCCAATCTCCCAATTGTCTGTATAAATCTCGCAAATAACGTGCAGCTGCGTCAGAACTTTTCACTGGATCATAGAAACCACTATAATACTTCGTATCATACAATCCATATTCTTTACCTGTTGCTTGCATAAATTGCCAGATTCCTTTTGCTCCTGCCCAGGATCCCGCACGAGGATTTAGTGCACTTTCGACAACTGCTAAATATTTTATTTCTTTAGGTAATCCGTACTTTTCCAACGCAGCTTCAAAAAGAGGAAAATAGTAAGAAGACAATCCTATAATTCTATGATACCATCTATAGGATAAGTATTTTTTAACATAGGAATAGGTAACATCATTGTAATCAATATTTAATCTTGTGTTAGCATCGAGTAGATAAAACCGTTCCTTATAAGTGTCCAGAGATAAGGTATTTTCATAGCTTTCTCCGGTGTTATTATCATATTTTTCAAGTGACTTAACCCAATTTTCATCCACCTTTAAAAATACTTCATTACCTTCTTGGTAAACTCTAGATTTATCTTGTGAGTTAAAGAATAAAGGGGTAAAAGAAAAGAAAATTAAGAGTTTTTTTACATTAAAATTCTTCATATTTTCATACATTTGTTTTTATGAGCGAGTTATTAAACGACATAGTATTTAAGAGACTAATCTTTCTTAGGAAAGAACTAAACTTTACGCAAAGTGAATTCGTTGATAATTTTAATAATTTCATCAAAATAAATAATATTAAACTTACTAATAAAAGTAATAATCCATTAAAAGCGGATAACTACAGTAATATTGAAAGAAGACTAACTTCTCAGACTGAAACTTTTATACATTTTGTAAAATATTACCAAGTAGAACATGACATTAATCCTGCTTGGCTCTTTACTGAAGACAATACCTTAGTTTCAAAATATATGACAAAAGATTTAGAAGCTGGCCGTTATAATGTATTAAAAGAAAAATTATCAAAACTTAAAGAATTCGTTGATAAAATGCAGCTTACTCTGAAGGAGTAGCAATTGCTCTTTCTTTTATCGTATAATTTCCCTGGTTAATAAGTGTTGTTTTACCATCCTGATGATAAATAACCAACTGGTCTTTTTTCTTAATGTATTTATACTTGACATTTACATAGTTAATAATCTGTCCATTATTATTTAGTTCAATATCATAACTTTTCAAATTCCCTCGAATTAATGATAAAAAGAAAATTATAGCAAAGGTTACTAAAAGTAGATATAAGGGTAAGTTTAAAGACAGCATAATCCAATTAGAAATTAAAATAAGTAGCATAACTACAATTAAGTGATTAGCTGTGCTTATTGAACTATATTTTTCTAAATAAGATTTAATTTTGGGTAGTACTTGATTTTTATTCATTATGTTTTGTTTTAAATATTAAAAGTTTTTTTGCTTCAAGTTGTAAATCATCGGAAGCTTCTTTTAAAAATTCATTTTTATTTTTACTTATAAAATCCTGAAGCGCTTCTGATATGATGTCAGTTCTTGTATATGCAAGTTTGTCGTATCCTTGCTCATGCTTATATTGTACAAAAAGAGACATAAATTGAATTTGATTTTCGTACACTTTAAAAAGCACAGGTTTTTTAAGATTAGAGTTTTTAGATCCTCTCTTATATTTTTTCTCATTCATAACTTATTTTTCTATTACTAAAGGATTATTAATCATTTTTATATACCAGAATTATTTGGATCATCGTGAGCTGACCCCATTAAGAACAACTAAGAAAACTACTATGCAATAATTCTGTTCTTTCTTTGGAAATAAATTCATAAAAACAATTCTTAAATAATG encodes the following:
- a CDS encoding helix-turn-helix domain-containing protein produces the protein MEVNTIILNLLKKGMNQKEISEQLVKLEIKPNSLSTVEKYLSVMRKEYGAKTMFHLGYILYQLDFQS
- a CDS encoding lytic transglycosylase domain-containing protein, with protein sequence MKNFNVKKLLIFFSFTPLFFNSQDKSRVYQEGNEVFLKVDENWVKSLEKYDNNTGESYENTLSLDTYKERFYLLDANTRLNIDYNDVTYSYVKKYLSYRWYHRIIGLSSYYFPLFEAALEKYGLPKEIKYLAVVESALNPRAGSWAGAKGIWQFMQATGKEYGLYDTKYYSGFYDPVKSSDAAARYLRDLYRQLGDWNLAISAYNCGAGNVNKAIRKAGTKSYWKVRQFLPKETQAYVPSFIAVNYIFNYYKLHSIKPMYFKYNFYDVRMISNSNPTTFKNINGDTAFLRFANPQFITDYIPTNSIIYTK